A window of the Bos indicus x Bos taurus breed Angus x Brahman F1 hybrid chromosome X, Bos_hybrid_MaternalHap_v2.0, whole genome shotgun sequence genome harbors these coding sequences:
- the SNX12 gene encoding sorting nexin-12 isoform X3, whose translation MSDTAVADTRRLNSKPQDLTDAYGPPSNFLEIDIFNPQTVGVGRARFTTYEVRMRTNLPIFKLKESCVRRRYSDFEWLKNELERDSKIVVPPLPGKALKRQLPFRGDEGIFEESFIEERRQGLEQFINKIAGHPLAQNERCLHMFLQEEAIDRNYVPGKVFKTV comes from the exons ATGTCGGACACGGCAGTAGCTGACACTCGGCGCCTTAACTCGAAGCCGCAGGACCTGACCGACGCTTACGGGCCTCCGAGTAACTTCCTGGAGATCGACATCTTTAATCCACAGACGGTGGGCGTGGGCCGCGCGCGCTTCACCACCTATGAGGTTCGCATGCGG ACAAACCTACCTATCTTCAAACTAAAGGAGTCCTGTGTACGACGGCGCTACAGTGACTTTGAATGGCTAAAAAATGAGCTGGAGCGAGATAGTAAG ATTGTAGTACCTCCACTCCCTGGGAAAGCCTTGAAGCGGCAGCTCCCTTTCCGAGGAGACGAAGGGATCTTTGAGGAGTCCTTTATTGAAGAAAGGAGGCAGGGCCTGGAACAGTTTATTAACAA AATTGCTGGGCACCCACTGGCTCAGAATGAACGCTGCCTACACATGTTCCTGCAGGAGGAGGCAATTGACAGGAACTACGTCCCTGGGAAG